A stretch of Acidobacteriota bacterium DNA encodes these proteins:
- a CDS encoding IPT/TIG domain-containing protein, which translates to MKTLLKRHLLSKHSPFQHTYLHFFSTPRTLRHLLAIILLSAGLLALLPFWGGLISEAQSAPQITSLSPSQTSVGQVPKKITILGSGFAAGAQVEVSSSASTSTIAAKVSSSTQLVIKGKKLPAAFFSQDGQLRLVVISNGQRSNAFTFTIGNGGSTGGGVQFQSVDPVLQEGGTLQVRAQVVDSQGNPVPGTVTYESGSPEIATVDTSTGLVRGVTRGFATITARSGNLSAGLTVTVTRIENSNDTNNGDLVLIRDQAGRLYTSNPTRHIINRRDGFGQAIRLFAGRDQTPGNLDGTLTQALFNSPIGLSIDDRNGRIYVADTANHIIRAMLPSGNVITIAGIKNQAGSTDGPVTTATFRNPRAVEVDLGGNLYVADTENHTIRYIDFSTNTVSTIAGVAGQAGLQDGVGTGARFSRPTGLRLSPDKRILNVSDAGNGVVRQVTRNGEVRTIRQNQSRGLSRSAYSPHLQTGGGAFQFTNPQAVGVDSTGNVYVGDQKGVAILLQRQGDFFDSVSLAPIGVLGSPSSFSVAGADAITLNTTGPSLSRVTVSPPEITSITPNQTPIRTSVPVTIRGRNFAPESVVLIDGVPATDVIFDNATQLRVTTPANEASGPQILTVQHRGGIAQTQFTYLPPDLSAISAGSITTFIGGGRFAGDGGPGLQSPLIAPGGIVVDGAGNLLIADTKSSRIRKLAYDTSIITTIAGTGQSTPNFLIDVNNKLATSVPVSFPSDVTVDIKGDIYLIARFSAQIYKINGQTGTLTVVAGTGIAGFSGDGGLATRARFSASMFALQVDRSGNIFVVDGGNQRIRRISPQGTVTTIAGNGQPGNTGDNGPATAAAINVDNPDIPLTGAQCAVDRDGNFFFADTFNSVVRRIDARSGIITRVVGTGTPGTTRDNVLALQNPLQSPVGVFVADNGDLYVTDTDSAQVWRVDATTKIMRLVAGTGVQGVGGEGTLATNSALRVPTATVVDGAGGIFISDSGNNRVRKIDSRTQIIRTIIGGDTRAIIGDSGSAIRARLVTPTDVAVSATGNYFVGDPNDGRVRLTRGGTNPIQTIAGNGELNPNQPQTGVPANSVSVNAQGIDVAINGDLLIADQFLGAIWRVNSAGILSRVAGNPEGSPQDGIPALSAFIRPLDVAVDGAGNIYFSEGETVFGVPSRIRRIDAQSGILTTVAGTGIPGFSGDGGAAFNAQLNEPEDLAIDRDGNLFICDAQNNRIRRVDARTRVITTVAGTGNPDFNGESGTATAINLGSPSGLAIDGSGNLFISDYLSLRIRRVQLSTNQLTTIAGVDSLDYKGDGGPARNASLFITFGLAVDRSGNLLIADTGNNRVRIIKSAASPAVNPGVGPTGGILNSDITETEPNDLPTNAQALSGTTITVNGNVNPGDSGGTFIQFGDNTQDRIEDLYRITIPSTMTVALALDWAQTSADLDLYLFNNSLVPGSANAAIVDASASETLKPERIGPRILQPGTYYIGVSRFDQSNSLATSYQLRFASQPGGTSQTLSLDDGRAELFFASGTIIFANRLTPPSYPATLNQVLLSVNNRATAQPASAVGSIVRIIVYSVDTSGQRTLQGVENFLITNDGTTPDFTANTFNITDVTIQNGSFLVGYQVVQPNSSGVSPFATVDSTSPKRNTFISVDNGTTFAELVSQNNQMGNLLLRGEVTLFNNTLQVVSPDSTPFEGLSQSVSMQQLQAIEAAPTPPVKQLIGLHRLNLESIATRHEITLELADPAGISSVEALINRGENEHWIPIEIRRQSFDPITRLWTITVTSQPEYKAFRYRNQHGWLSNVKETSPSAN; encoded by the coding sequence ATGAAGACACTTTTAAAAAGACACTTGTTATCGAAGCATTCACCTTTTCAACACACCTATTTACACTTCTTTTCAACACCACGTACACTTCGCCACCTCCTGGCAATCATTCTGCTTTCGGCTGGTCTTTTAGCCCTGCTTCCCTTCTGGGGAGGGCTGATCTCTGAGGCACAGAGTGCTCCCCAAATCACCAGTCTTTCCCCATCGCAAACCAGCGTTGGGCAGGTCCCAAAGAAAATTACCATTCTCGGTTCTGGGTTTGCCGCCGGCGCCCAGGTTGAAGTTTCAAGTTCGGCTTCCACTTCCACAATTGCCGCCAAAGTCTCAAGCAGCACACAACTGGTTATCAAAGGGAAAAAACTCCCAGCCGCTTTTTTTTCTCAGGATGGTCAACTGCGCCTTGTGGTGATCAGCAATGGCCAGCGATCCAATGCCTTCACCTTTACCATTGGGAACGGCGGATCAACCGGTGGCGGAGTCCAGTTTCAATCCGTGGATCCGGTGCTGCAGGAAGGCGGCACCCTGCAGGTTCGGGCACAAGTGGTTGATTCACAAGGAAATCCAGTTCCAGGTACGGTTACCTATGAGTCCGGCAGCCCTGAAATTGCAACGGTTGACACCAGCACTGGACTGGTTCGGGGTGTGACGCGTGGATTTGCCACCATCACGGCCCGGTCAGGCAATTTATCAGCCGGGTTAACCGTGACGGTGACCCGAATCGAGAATTCAAACGACACCAATAACGGCGATCTGGTGCTCATTCGCGACCAGGCGGGACGACTCTACACGTCAAACCCAACCCGTCACATCATCAACCGGCGCGATGGATTTGGGCAGGCCATTCGCCTGTTTGCCGGACGTGATCAGACTCCAGGAAATCTGGATGGAACCCTGACCCAGGCATTGTTTAATAGTCCGATTGGATTAAGCATTGATGACCGGAATGGCCGGATTTACGTGGCAGACACGGCAAATCACATCATCCGGGCGATGTTACCGTCTGGAAATGTGATTACGATTGCCGGGATCAAGAATCAGGCTGGCTCAACGGATGGCCCAGTGACCACAGCCACGTTCCGCAACCCGCGAGCGGTCGAAGTTGATTTAGGCGGCAACCTGTATGTCGCCGACACTGAAAATCACACCATCCGCTATATTGATTTTTCAACCAACACCGTCTCGACAATTGCTGGGGTGGCGGGTCAGGCTGGACTTCAGGATGGAGTTGGCACTGGGGCTCGATTTTCACGCCCAACCGGGTTGCGTCTGAGCCCGGACAAACGCATTTTAAATGTGAGTGATGCTGGAAACGGTGTGGTTCGTCAGGTTACCCGCAATGGTGAAGTCCGCACCATCCGCCAAAATCAAAGCCGTGGATTGTCACGCTCGGCCTATTCGCCACACCTCCAAACTGGTGGCGGGGCCTTTCAATTCACCAATCCACAGGCTGTCGGTGTTGATTCGACTGGAAATGTTTATGTTGGAGATCAAAAAGGTGTGGCCATTCTGCTTCAACGGCAGGGTGATTTTTTTGACTCCGTTTCACTGGCTCCAATCGGCGTGTTGGGTTCGCCTTCGTCTTTTAGTGTTGCTGGGGCCGATGCCATCACACTCAACACCACTGGCCCAAGCCTGAGCCGGGTCACGGTTTCCCCCCCCGAAATTACCTCAATCACTCCCAACCAAACACCCATTCGAACCTCAGTTCCGGTCACGATTCGCGGTCGGAATTTTGCTCCTGAATCGGTGGTGCTCATTGACGGTGTTCCAGCCACCGATGTCATCTTTGACAATGCAACTCAACTTCGAGTCACGACACCCGCCAATGAAGCCAGCGGCCCGCAAATCCTGACCGTCCAGCACCGTGGCGGCATTGCGCAGACCCAATTTACCTACCTTCCACCTGATCTGAGTGCGATTAGTGCCGGGTCAATCACCACGTTTATCGGGGGTGGTCGCTTTGCGGGCGATGGTGGGCCGGGCCTGCAATCCCCATTGATTGCGCCCGGAGGGATTGTGGTTGACGGTGCTGGGAACCTGTTGATCGCCGATACCAAGAGTTCCCGCATTCGAAAGCTTGCCTACGACACCAGCATCATTACCACCATTGCTGGAACCGGCCAATCAACGCCTAACTTTCTCATTGATGTCAACAATAAACTGGCCACATCGGTCCCAGTTTCATTCCCATCTGATGTAACCGTTGATATAAAAGGTGATATTTACCTGATTGCACGCTTTTCGGCACAAATTTACAAAATTAATGGCCAAACCGGAACCCTCACCGTTGTCGCTGGAACTGGGATTGCTGGTTTTAGCGGCGATGGAGGACTAGCCACTCGTGCCAGGTTCAGTGCCAGTATGTTTGCACTTCAGGTTGACCGGTCAGGAAATATTTTTGTGGTTGACGGGGGGAACCAACGCATTCGGCGAATTTCTCCCCAAGGCACCGTGACCACAATTGCCGGCAATGGCCAGCCAGGAAATACCGGTGATAATGGTCCAGCAACCGCCGCCGCCATTAACGTGGATAATCCAGATATTCCTTTGACTGGTGCGCAATGCGCGGTTGATCGAGATGGGAATTTCTTTTTTGCCGACACCTTCAATTCAGTTGTTCGCCGAATTGATGCCCGAAGTGGAATTATCACCCGAGTTGTGGGCACTGGCACACCAGGAACAACTCGGGACAATGTTCTCGCCTTACAGAACCCGCTCCAATCTCCGGTTGGAGTTTTCGTGGCTGACAATGGGGATTTATACGTCACGGATACTGATTCTGCTCAGGTTTGGCGGGTTGATGCCACGACAAAAATCATGCGACTGGTGGCTGGAACCGGAGTTCAGGGCGTTGGTGGAGAAGGCACCCTGGCGACAAATTCGGCATTGAGAGTCCCAACGGCAACGGTGGTTGATGGAGCTGGGGGGATTTTCATCAGTGATTCCGGAAATAACCGGGTCCGAAAAATTGACTCTCGAACCCAAATCATTCGAACCATTATTGGCGGTGACACGAGAGCGATTATTGGAGATAGTGGCAGCGCCATTCGAGCCAGATTGGTTACCCCAACCGATGTTGCGGTGAGTGCGACTGGGAATTATTTTGTGGGTGATCCAAATGATGGTCGAGTTCGCCTGACGCGTGGCGGCACAAACCCGATTCAAACGATTGCCGGAAATGGAGAACTCAATCCAAATCAACCCCAGACAGGGGTTCCCGCCAACTCAGTCTCAGTCAATGCCCAGGGAATTGACGTGGCCATCAACGGGGATTTGCTCATTGCCGACCAGTTTTTGGGCGCTATCTGGCGAGTTAATTCCGCCGGCATCCTGTCGCGTGTAGCTGGCAACCCGGAGGGAAGCCCCCAGGATGGAATCCCAGCTCTCTCAGCTTTCATTCGACCACTGGATGTTGCGGTGGATGGTGCTGGAAACATCTATTTTTCCGAGGGGGAGACTGTTTTTGGAGTTCCCTCGCGAATCCGTCGAATTGATGCTCAATCTGGAATACTGACAACAGTGGCTGGGACAGGGATTCCAGGTTTTTCAGGGGACGGTGGGGCAGCCTTCAACGCTCAATTAAATGAACCTGAAGATCTGGCGATTGACCGTGACGGGAATTTGTTTATTTGCGATGCCCAAAATAATCGAATCCGACGTGTTGATGCACGAACCCGTGTCATTACAACCGTGGCTGGTACTGGCAATCCAGATTTTAACGGCGAGAGCGGCACTGCAACCGCAATCAACCTGGGCTCACCTTCAGGACTTGCCATAGACGGAAGCGGAAATCTGTTCATCAGTGATTACCTCAGCCTGAGAATTCGCCGTGTTCAGCTTTCCACCAACCAATTAACAACCATCGCTGGAGTTGATTCACTTGATTACAAAGGGGATGGCGGGCCTGCCCGCAATGCCTCCCTGTTTATCACATTTGGACTGGCTGTTGACCGAAGTGGAAATTTGTTGATTGCAGATACCGGCAACAATCGAGTTCGAATCATTAAAAGTGCGGCCTCACCAGCAGTCAATCCTGGCGTTGGACCAACGGGAGGCATTCTCAATAGTGACATTACTGAAACTGAACCGAATGACCTCCCGACCAATGCCCAGGCTTTGAGTGGAACAACTATCACCGTGAATGGCAATGTCAATCCAGGTGATAGCGGTGGGACCTTTATTCAGTTTGGGGATAACACCCAGGATCGAATTGAAGATCTGTACCGCATCACCATCCCGTCCACAATGACGGTTGCCCTGGCGCTCGACTGGGCACAGACCTCGGCGGATCTGGATCTCTATCTGTTCAATAATTCTCTGGTACCAGGGTCAGCCAATGCAGCCATTGTGGATGCTTCGGCTTCTGAAACGCTCAAACCTGAACGCATCGGCCCACGCATTTTGCAACCAGGAACCTATTACATTGGGGTCAGCCGCTTTGACCAGTCCAACAGCCTGGCGACCAGTTACCAGCTTCGCTTCGCCAGTCAACCTGGCGGAACCTCACAAACTTTGAGCCTGGATGATGGCCGGGCCGAACTGTTTTTCGCCTCAGGAACTATTATTTTTGCAAACCGACTGACACCCCCAAGTTACCCGGCGACACTCAATCAGGTGCTCCTTTCGGTCAATAACCGGGCAACGGCGCAACCAGCTTCAGCCGTGGGATCAATCGTGCGGATTATTGTGTATTCGGTTGACACCAGTGGACAGCGAACATTGCAGGGAGTTGAAAACTTTCTGATCACCAATGACGGGACAACACCAGATTTCACCGCGAATACCTTTAACATCACTGATGTCACGATTCAAAACGGGAGCTTTCTGGTTGGCTATCAGGTTGTCCAACCAAATTCATCTGGGGTGTCACCCTTTGCAACCGTGGATAGTACATCGCCCAAACGAAACACGTTTATTTCAGTGGATAACGGCACAACCTTTGCAGAGCTGGTCTCCCAAAATAATCAAATGGGAAATCTCCTGCTGCGTGGCGAAGTGACCTTGTTTAACAACACCCTCCAGGTTGTATCACCTGACTCCACTCCATTTGAGGGACTCAGTCAGAGTGTATCCATGCAACAACTCCAGGCTATCGAAGCCGCTCCAACTCCACCAGTGAAGCAACTGATTGGGCTCCATCGTTTGAATCTGGAATCAATCGCAACCCGCCATGAGATTACTCTGGAACTGGCTGACCCAGCCGGGATTTCGTCCGTTGAAGCCCTGATCAACCGTGGTGAAAACGAACACTGGATTCCGATTGAAATTCGCCGCCAAAGTTTTGATCCGATAACCCGATTGTGGACCATCACGGTCACCAGCCAGCCAGAGTACAAAGCCTTCCGGTACCGAAATCAGCACGGATGGCTCAGCAACGTCAAGGAAACTTCCCCTTCCGCCAATTGA
- the proC gene encoding pyrroline-5-carboxylate reductase yields MLRGKKIAIIGAGKLGEALVTGLLHRADVSREDITGTVGHEASLTRVSERLGIATTLDNRQAVEGRDVILLAVKPQNMDRVLGEIRPVVNRTQLFISVAASVTTSFIEERLPAETAVIRVMPNTPALLNEGMSVLCRGKHVTSDQLKIAETIFSAVGRTAFLDEKLMDAVTGLSGSGPAYIYVVIESLAEAGVKLGIPRDISTLLVAQTMLGAARMALETGQHPALLKDSVTTPAGCTIDGLLELEEGKLRVTLIKAVVKAAERARELVRTE; encoded by the coding sequence ATGTTACGTGGTAAGAAGATTGCAATCATTGGTGCTGGAAAGCTCGGCGAAGCCCTGGTCACTGGCCTGTTACACCGGGCTGATGTCAGCCGGGAAGACATCACCGGGACAGTTGGTCACGAAGCCTCACTCACTCGGGTCTCAGAGCGACTGGGAATTGCGACCACACTCGATAACCGCCAGGCTGTTGAAGGTCGTGACGTGATTTTGCTGGCGGTTAAGCCCCAAAACATGGATCGAGTCCTGGGCGAGATTCGACCAGTAGTCAATCGTACTCAACTCTTTATCAGTGTGGCTGCCTCTGTCACCACTTCCTTTATTGAAGAACGCTTGCCGGCTGAAACGGCAGTGATTCGGGTGATGCCCAACACGCCAGCCCTCTTAAATGAAGGGATGTCAGTGCTGTGCCGTGGAAAACACGTTACCTCCGATCAGTTGAAAATCGCCGAGACCATCTTTTCAGCCGTTGGGAGAACGGCGTTCCTGGATGAAAAACTGATGGACGCCGTGACCGGACTTTCAGGAAGTGGACCCGCCTATATTTATGTCGTGATTGAATCTCTGGCTGAAGCCGGTGTAAAACTTGGGATTCCAAGAGATATCTCGACGCTTTTGGTGGCGCAGACGATGCTTGGCGCCGCCCGCATGGCCCTGGAAACCGGCCAGCACCCGGCATTGCTGAAAGATAGTGTGACCACTCCGGCTGGTTGCACCATTGATGGATTGCTTGAACTGGAAGAAGGAAAGCTTCGGGTGACGTTGATCAAAGCGGTGGTCAAAGCCGCCGAACGTGCCCGCGAACTGGTCCGAACAGAATAA
- a CDS encoding multifunctional oxoglutarate decarboxylase/oxoglutarate dehydrogenase thiamine pyrophosphate-binding subunit/dihydrolipoyllysine-residue succinyltransferase subunit, which translates to MSKTQLEQILAAEFGINSNYVIDLFHLFRQNALAVDDEWRSYFTDFMKKMGEVAAVNEPQPARAAAITAAPVVSTPAVVTAPKAEAPAPQPVSVPATPKAEVSKPVASPVPPLAPAAAVDASMERIPLRGPALRIVENMESSLSVPIATSQRQIPIKLLDENRRLMNQFLEQSGRKVSFTHIIAFALVKALDRFPQLNAFFEVQDGTSYRVQCSNVNVGVAVDVTKKDGSRTLLVPNIKAANKMDFAELVAAYDDVVKRARAGKLQVPDFQGTTISLTNPGTLGTTASNPRLMAGQALIIATGAIEYPPEFLAMSPEAISRIGISKVMTITSTYDHRIVQGAESGSFLAFVDELLRGKHRFYNTIFADLGIPYKPYRWAVDSNPAILGIDRHRDEVRKQASVLELINAHRVRGHLVADIDPLGAMQFQEHPELDIETYKLTIWDLDREFITGGLGNTEKATLRQILQLLRKYYCSKVGIEYRHIQNPEEKEWIRSQIERDHPPVPVEVKKQLLWKLISAEQFERFLGVKYLGQKRFSVEGAETIVALLDQVIESAPSRGIDDIVIGMAHRGRLNVIANVIGHFCERIFTSFEGSVHPKFPHDQGDVKYHQGASGIRDTASGKQVSVSVLSNPSHLEFVDPVVEGVVRAKQDQKMELATKSGILTPSDRYSKFAVLLHGDSAFAGEGIVPETLNMSQLAGYSTCGTLHFIINNQVGFTTTAEDSRSSTYSTDVAKMVQAPIFHINGDDPEAAYHVLQLALDYRQKYHKDIVLDVIGFRRHGHNEGDEPTYTLPIMYQRIRTHEGVRTIYSNRLIKEGVVTAEEVAGLIADRVRRYENALLGAKEIVSRRDLKPVLPNPKEPEVIEEFSTSVNQDVLKKLAHAVTAVPLGFNINPKIVGLLTKRAKMVDGEVPVDWAMGETLAFGSILLEGVTVRASGQDTVRGTFSQRHAVFFDAHTAEPWMPLTTLSTEQGQFHLYDSPLSEAGVLGFEYGYSVAHPEALVIWEAQFGDFANAAQVIIDQFIAAGEEKWNQPTRLVLLLPHGYEGQGPEHSSARLERYLQLCAGGNMQVVNCTNARQYFHLLRRQVKMTHAKPLIVMTPKSLLRHPEASSPVTEFTQVTFHPVLLDSASSGSARRVLLCSGKVYYELKAKLREGKETTTAIIRVEQLYPFPKALLLQLLNSDALVQATDIRWVQEEPANQGAWTFVEPRLRQLLRQNQTVRYVGLPASGTSATGSYTIHQMQLKQLLTEAFEN; encoded by the coding sequence ATGAGCAAAACGCAACTTGAACAAATCCTTGCTGCCGAGTTCGGCATCAATTCCAACTATGTCATTGATCTGTTCCACCTGTTTCGCCAAAACGCACTGGCAGTGGATGATGAATGGCGGTCATACTTCACCGATTTTATGAAGAAGATGGGTGAGGTTGCGGCGGTGAATGAACCCCAGCCAGCCCGTGCCGCGGCTATAACGGCAGCGCCGGTTGTCTCAACTCCGGCGGTGGTAACGGCACCCAAAGCCGAAGCCCCAGCTCCCCAACCAGTTTCCGTGCCGGCAACGCCAAAAGCTGAAGTTTCTAAGCCGGTTGCCTCACCCGTCCCGCCATTGGCTCCAGCCGCAGCGGTGGATGCCTCAATGGAACGGATCCCCCTGCGTGGGCCAGCGTTGCGAATCGTCGAAAACATGGAATCCAGCCTTTCCGTGCCGATTGCCACCTCCCAACGCCAGATTCCGATCAAGTTGCTGGATGAAAATCGACGGTTGATGAACCAATTTCTGGAGCAGTCAGGCCGCAAAGTTTCATTTACTCATATTATTGCGTTTGCCCTGGTCAAAGCCCTGGACCGGTTTCCCCAACTGAATGCTTTTTTTGAGGTCCAGGATGGGACCTCGTACCGGGTCCAATGCTCGAACGTGAACGTGGGAGTGGCGGTGGACGTCACCAAAAAGGATGGTTCACGGACATTGTTGGTACCAAATATCAAAGCCGCCAACAAAATGGATTTTGCTGAACTGGTGGCGGCCTATGATGATGTCGTCAAACGGGCCCGGGCTGGGAAATTGCAAGTGCCCGACTTTCAGGGCACGACGATTTCGCTCACCAATCCCGGAACCCTTGGCACCACAGCCTCCAATCCCCGCTTAATGGCTGGTCAGGCATTGATTATTGCCACCGGGGCGATTGAGTACCCACCTGAGTTTCTCGCCATGTCTCCCGAGGCGATTTCCCGAATTGGAATTAGCAAGGTCATGACGATCACCAGCACCTATGATCACCGCATTGTGCAGGGGGCCGAATCCGGATCGTTTCTGGCATTTGTTGATGAACTGCTGCGCGGAAAACATCGCTTTTACAACACCATCTTTGCGGATTTGGGAATTCCCTATAAGCCTTACCGTTGGGCGGTTGACAGCAATCCGGCAATTTTAGGTATTGATCGTCACCGTGATGAAGTCCGCAAACAGGCAAGCGTGCTTGAGTTAATCAATGCGCACCGGGTCCGCGGCCATTTGGTGGCTGATATTGATCCACTTGGCGCCATGCAATTCCAGGAACATCCGGAACTGGATATTGAAACTTATAAATTGACGATTTGGGACCTTGATCGTGAGTTCATTACCGGGGGGCTGGGCAATACTGAAAAGGCGACCCTCCGGCAGATTTTGCAATTATTGCGAAAGTACTATTGCAGTAAGGTTGGTATTGAATACCGCCATATTCAGAATCCGGAAGAAAAAGAATGGATTCGATCTCAGATTGAACGCGACCATCCACCCGTTCCGGTTGAAGTGAAAAAGCAGTTGCTGTGGAAACTCATTTCCGCCGAGCAATTCGAACGGTTTCTCGGCGTGAAATATCTGGGCCAGAAACGGTTTTCGGTCGAAGGGGCTGAAACCATCGTCGCTTTGCTTGACCAGGTGATTGAAAGCGCTCCGTCCCGTGGAATTGACGATATTGTGATCGGCATGGCACACCGGGGCCGCTTAAATGTGATTGCCAACGTAATTGGTCACTTCTGTGAGCGGATTTTTACCAGTTTCGAAGGCTCGGTCCATCCGAAATTCCCGCATGATCAGGGTGATGTGAAATATCACCAGGGGGCGTCAGGAATTCGCGATACGGCGAGTGGAAAACAAGTCAGCGTTTCCGTCTTATCCAATCCAAGCCACCTGGAATTTGTGGATCCGGTGGTAGAGGGTGTGGTTCGGGCAAAGCAGGATCAGAAAATGGAGTTGGCGACCAAATCCGGTATTCTAACCCCATCAGATCGCTACAGCAAATTTGCCGTTTTGTTGCACGGAGATTCGGCGTTTGCGGGAGAGGGAATCGTTCCCGAAACCCTCAACATGTCCCAACTGGCTGGATACAGCACCTGCGGGACACTCCATTTCATTATTAACAACCAGGTCGGGTTTACTACGACTGCCGAAGACAGCCGGTCATCAACCTATAGCACGGATGTGGCCAAAATGGTTCAGGCACCGATTTTCCACATCAATGGTGACGACCCGGAAGCCGCCTATCACGTGTTGCAGTTGGCTCTCGACTACCGACAAAAATACCACAAAGACATCGTGCTGGATGTGATTGGATTCCGCCGCCACGGTCATAATGAAGGTGACGAACCCACCTATACCCTCCCAATTATGTACCAGCGGATTCGAACCCACGAAGGCGTTCGCACCATTTACAGCAATCGGTTAATCAAGGAAGGAGTGGTCACGGCTGAAGAAGTGGCCGGATTAATTGCGGATCGGGTGCGCCGATATGAAAATGCCTTACTCGGGGCCAAAGAAATCGTATCTCGGCGCGATCTCAAGCCGGTTCTCCCAAATCCGAAAGAACCCGAAGTCATTGAAGAATTTAGCACCAGTGTCAACCAGGATGTCCTGAAAAAGCTGGCTCATGCCGTCACGGCAGTTCCGCTTGGATTTAACATCAATCCGAAAATTGTGGGCCTGTTAACCAAACGGGCCAAAATGGTGGATGGAGAAGTCCCGGTTGATTGGGCAATGGGGGAAACACTGGCATTTGGCTCGATTTTGCTCGAAGGTGTGACCGTCCGTGCCAGTGGACAGGACACAGTTCGCGGGACATTCAGCCAGCGCCATGCCGTGTTCTTTGACGCCCACACTGCCGAACCCTGGATGCCACTGACGACACTGTCAACTGAGCAGGGACAATTTCACCTCTATGATAGTCCGCTTTCAGAAGCGGGTGTGCTTGGGTTTGAATACGGATACAGCGTGGCTCACCCTGAAGCACTGGTCATTTGGGAAGCTCAGTTTGGCGATTTTGCCAATGCGGCCCAGGTGATCATTGACCAGTTTATTGCTGCTGGTGAAGAAAAATGGAATCAGCCAACTCGCCTGGTGCTGTTGTTGCCACACGGTTATGAAGGCCAGGGGCCGGAGCATTCCAGTGCTCGCCTTGAACGGTACCTTCAGCTTTGTGCGGGCGGCAATATGCAGGTTGTCAATTGCACAAATGCCCGTCAATATTTTCATCTTTTGCGCCGACAGGTAAAGATGACCCATGCCAAGCCGCTGATTGTGATGACGCCCAAGAGTTTGTTGCGCCATCCGGAAGCCTCGTCTCCAGTCACCGAATTTACTCAAGTCACCTTCCATCCGGTGCTGCTTGATTCAGCCTCCAGTGGTTCTGCCCGACGGGTTTTATTATGCAGCGGGAAGGTCTATTACGAATTGAAAGCGAAACTTCGAGAGGGAAAAGAAACCACAACTGCGATTATTCGGGTTGAGCAATTGTATCCATTTCCAAAAGCTTTATTGCTGCAGTTGCTGAATTCAGACGCGCTGGTACAGGCAACCGACATTCGATGGGTTCAGGAAGAGCCCGCAAACCAGGGGGCCTGGACCTTTGTTGAACCACGGTTGCGTCAGTTGTTGCGCCAGAATCAGACCGTCCGCTATGTTGGATTACCCGCGAGTGGCACTTCAGCCACTGGTTCGTACACCATTCACCAGATGCAACTAAAACAACTTTTGACCGAAGCGTTCGAGAATTAA